The Dongia rigui genome includes the window GGCCAGGGCCTGGTGCCGGAATGCCTCGAGCTGTCGCAGTTGTTCGATTACGAAGTCGGCGGCACCATCCACTTCATCATCAACAACCAGATCGGCTTCACCACCAGCCCGACGGCCTCGCGTTCCGGCCCCTATTGCTCGGACATCGCCAAGGCCATCCAGGCACCGATCTTCCACGTCAACGGCGACGATCCGGAAGCGGCCTTGCATGTGGCGCGCGTCGCCATGGATTTCCGCCACGAGTTCAACCACGACGTCATCATCGACATGTTCTGTTATCGCCGTTACGGCCATAACGAGAGCGATGAACCGGCCTTCACCCAGCCGATCATGTACAAGAAGATCGCAACGCACCCGACCGTGCGCCAGATCTATGCGCAGCAGCTGGTCGAAGAAGGCAGCATCACCCAGGACGAAGTCGACGGCATCATGAACGCCTTCCAGGCGCGCCTCGATGCCGAATTCGAAGCCTCGACTTCCTACAAACCCAACAAGGCCGATTGGCTGGAAGGCGCCTGGGCGGGTCTTGCCATCGCCTCGGGCGACGAGCGCCGCGGCGAGACCTCGGTCGAGGCCGACAAGCTGCAGATGATCGGCAAGGCCATGACGACGGTGCCCGGCACCTTCAATCTCAATCGCAAGATCGCCCGCCAGCTCGCCCAGAAGGAAGAGATGTTCAAATCCGGCGAGGGCATCGACTGGGCGACCGGCGAAGCGCTCGCTTTCGGCACGCTGCTGGATGAGGGCTTCGGCGTCCGCCTCTCCGGCCAGGATTGCAAGCGCGGCACGTTCAGCCAGCGCCATGCGGTCTTTACCGACCAGGAGACCGAGGAGGAATACGTACCCCTCAATCATATTCGCAAGGACCAGGCCTTCTTCGAGGTCATCAACTCGCCGCTCTCGGAAGCCGGCGTGCTCGGCTTCGATTACGGCTACAGCCTGGCTGAGCCGAAGACGCTGGTGCTGTGGGAAGCGCAGTTCGGCGATTTTGCCAACGGCGCCCAGGTCATCATCGACCAGTTCATCTCATCGGGTGAATCGAAATGGCTGCGCATGTCGGGCCTCGTCATGCTGCTGCCCCACGGCTATGAAGGCCAGGGACCTGAGCATTCATCCGCCCGTCTTGAGCGCTATCTGCAGCTTTGCGCCGAGGACAACATGCAGGTGGCGAACATCACCACGCCGGCCAACTATTACCACGCCCTGCGCCGGCAGCTGCACCGCAACTTCCGCAAGCCGCTCATCATCATGACGCCGAAATCACTGCTGCGTCACAAGCTGGCGGTCTCAAAGCTTGCCGAATTCGGCCCCGGCACGACCTTCCACCGCCTGCTGTGGGACGACAATGCCAAGCTGGTCGACAAGAAAATCAAGCGCGTCGTCCTGTGTAGCGGCAAGGTCTATTACGACCTCTATGAGGAGCGTGAGAAGCGCGGGATCGATGACGTCTACATCATGCGCGTCGAGCAGCTCTATCCATTCCCGGACAAAGCGCTGGCGGCCGAGCTGAAGCGCTTCCCCGGCGCCGAAGTGGTCTGGTGCCAGGAAGAGCCCAAGAACATGGGTTCCTGGTTCTTCGTTGCACCGGAAATCGACACCGTGATGGAAGAACTGGACACCAAACAGCGGCGCGTGCGTTACGTGGGGCGCCCGGCTTCGGCGTCGCCGGCCACGGGCCTCTATAAACGTCACATCAAGGAACAGGCAAAGCTGGTGGACGAAGCGCTCAGCATCAGCTGAGTCGCTTCAACCGGCAAAGTCTCACGATCAGCGGTATTTGGGAGAAGAATGAAATGACAACCCCGATCACGGTCCCCGCCCTTGGCGAATCAGTCTCGGAAGCGACGATCGCCAAATGGATGAAGAATGTCGGCGACCCCGTCAAAAAGGACGAGGCGCTGGTCGAGCTTGAAACCGACAAGGTGACCGTGGAGGTCTTTGCCAGTGCCGCCGGCACGCTGGGTGAAATCAGCGCACCGGCCGGCACCACCGTCAATGTCGGCGCCGTCATCGGTTCGATCGCCGCCGGCGGTGCCGCCGCGGCACCGGCGGCCAAATCGACCGTCGCAGCCGCCGCCCCGGCACCAGCCGTGAAAGCCGCCGCACCGACCGCCAATGGCGACGACCGCCTTTCCCCCGCCGTGAAGAAGCTGGTGGATGAGAGCGGCGTCAATCCTGGCGCCATTGCCGGTACGGGCAAAGACGGGCGTCTTACCAAGGGCGACGTGCTGGAGCATCTTGAGAAGCAGAAAGCGGCGCCGGCTGCGGCACCAGTCGCCGCGCGACCGGCCCCTGCCCCGGCGCCGGTTGTGCCGCACGTTCCGCGCAACCTCACCGAGCGCGAAGAGCGCGTGCCGATGTCGCGCCTGCGCCGCCGTATCGCCGAGCGTCTGAAGCAGGCCCAGAACACTGCCGCCATCCTCACCACCTTCAACGAGGTGGATATGACGGCCGTGATGGCCTTGCGCGATCGCTACAAGGAAGGCTTCGAGAAGAAGCACAAGGTGAAGCTGGGCTTCATGTCCTTCTTCGTGAAGGCTGCCCTGCAGGCTCTGAAGGAAATCCCCGCCGTCAATGCCGAGATCGACGGCGACGACCTCATCTACAAGAACCATTACGATATCGGCGTCGCCGTTGGCACCGAGCAGGGCCTGGTCGTGCCGGTCTTGCGCAATGTGGATGCGCTGAGCTTTGCCGAGATCGAATCCGGCATCACCGAGCTTGGCAAGCGCGCCCGCGACGGCAAGCTCTCCATCGAGGACCTCACCGGCGGCACCTTCACCATCTCGAACGGCGGCACCTACGGCTCGCTGATGTCGACGCCGATCATCAACCCGCCGCAATCGGGCATCCTCGGCATGCACAAGATCCAGCAGCGCCCGATGGTGGTCGACGGCAAGATCGAGGCGCGGCCGATGATGTATCTGGCCCTCTCCTACGACCATCGCATCATCGATGGGCGCGAGGCGGTCACCTTCCTGGTGCGCATCAAGGAATGCCTCGAGGATCCGCAGCGCCTGCTCATCGAGCTCTAACAGCCGATGGCGCGCGCAACGAAGGCCAAGGCAAAGGCGGCTGCCGCGAAGAAATCAAAGCGGCAGCGACTGCCCTATTACAACCAGTCGACCGATTTCACCTGTGGTGCTGCCTCGCTGCTGATGGCGATGAAGGGGCTTGATCCGGAGACCCCCTTCGACCGCCTTCATGAACTGCAGGTCTGGCGCGAGGCGAACACGGTCTATATGGGCAAGGGACATGCCGGATCGTCGCCCTATGGCATCGCGCTTGCCGCCTGGCGGCGCGGCTTCGTGCCGGAGATCTGGCTGAGCCACAAAGGCGCCATCCTGCTCGACTATCAAGCGCGTGACGATTGGCGCAAGGCCGGCAAGCTGGTGCAGGAGGCGGACGCCGCCGAGGTTGCCGAACTCGGCCTGCCGATCACGACGCGCAAATGGGGCGTCGCTGATCTTGCCGCCGCCCGTGCTGGTGGCGCCGTACCCATCGTGCTGGTGACGACCAAGCCATTCCACGGCGACAACACGCCGCATTGGCTGGTCTTTGCGGGCGCCGACGATAAAAATGTGTATCTGAACGATCCCTGGATCTCGCGCGACAAGGGCCAGACCGCGCGTACCCAGACCGGCCGTGCTGCAAGCCATGC containing:
- a CDS encoding peptidase C39 family protein, with translation MARATKAKAKAAAAKKSKRQRLPYYNQSTDFTCGAASLLMAMKGLDPETPFDRLHELQVWREANTVYMGKGHAGSSPYGIALAAWRRGFVPEIWLSHKGAILLDYQARDDWRKAGKLVQEADAAEVAELGLPITTRKWGVADLAAARAGGAVPIVLVTTKPFHGDNTPHWLVFAGADDKNVYLNDPWISRDKGQTARTQTGRAASHAAFIDMSKYGKRQERAVVLIRGPHL
- a CDS encoding 2-oxoglutarate dehydrogenase E1 component gives rise to the protein MNQPNPNLQPVPNFLSGPNAPFIEELYAKYLTDPNSVDDSWQAFFADLKEEAAAALKDLHGASWAPRERDVEIGNGMAAGATDLTHSDAGRRAFAGGHVSAAEQRAAARDSLRAIMLVRVYRVRGHLEANLDPLDLKPRAKHPELDYRTHGFTEADLDREIFLDGAMGFETATLRQLIHALRQTYSGSIGVEYMHIQDSDQRKWLQQRMEGSRNQRDFTDRGKRAILERLTEAQMFENFLDKKYTGTKRFGLDGGETTIPALEQIIKRGSQLGIKEVVIGMAHRGRLSMLANFMNKPYAAIFSEFQGNASSPEDVQGSADVKYHLGTSADREFDGRIVHLSLTANPSHLECVNTVVLGKVRAKQDQRKDKNREQVMGLLLHGDAAFAGQGLVPECLELSQLFDYEVGGTIHFIINNQIGFTTSPTASRSGPYCSDIAKAIQAPIFHVNGDDPEAALHVARVAMDFRHEFNHDVIIDMFCYRRYGHNESDEPAFTQPIMYKKIATHPTVRQIYAQQLVEEGSITQDEVDGIMNAFQARLDAEFEASTSYKPNKADWLEGAWAGLAIASGDERRGETSVEADKLQMIGKAMTTVPGTFNLNRKIARQLAQKEEMFKSGEGIDWATGEALAFGTLLDEGFGVRLSGQDCKRGTFSQRHAVFTDQETEEEYVPLNHIRKDQAFFEVINSPLSEAGVLGFDYGYSLAEPKTLVLWEAQFGDFANGAQVIIDQFISSGESKWLRMSGLVMLLPHGYEGQGPEHSSARLERYLQLCAEDNMQVANITTPANYYHALRRQLHRNFRKPLIIMTPKSLLRHKLAVSKLAEFGPGTTFHRLLWDDNAKLVDKKIKRVVLCSGKVYYDLYEEREKRGIDDVYIMRVEQLYPFPDKALAAELKRFPGAEVVWCQEEPKNMGSWFFVAPEIDTVMEELDTKQRRVRYVGRPASASPATGLYKRHIKEQAKLVDEALSIS
- the odhB gene encoding 2-oxoglutarate dehydrogenase complex dihydrolipoyllysine-residue succinyltransferase codes for the protein MTTPITVPALGESVSEATIAKWMKNVGDPVKKDEALVELETDKVTVEVFASAAGTLGEISAPAGTTVNVGAVIGSIAAGGAAAAPAAKSTVAAAAPAPAVKAAAPTANGDDRLSPAVKKLVDESGVNPGAIAGTGKDGRLTKGDVLEHLEKQKAAPAAAPVAARPAPAPAPVVPHVPRNLTEREERVPMSRLRRRIAERLKQAQNTAAILTTFNEVDMTAVMALRDRYKEGFEKKHKVKLGFMSFFVKAALQALKEIPAVNAEIDGDDLIYKNHYDIGVAVGTEQGLVVPVLRNVDALSFAEIESGITELGKRARDGKLSIEDLTGGTFTISNGGTYGSLMSTPIINPPQSGILGMHKIQQRPMVVDGKIEARPMMYLALSYDHRIIDGREAVTFLVRIKECLEDPQRLLIEL